From a single Microbacterium murale genomic region:
- a CDS encoding MarR family winged helix-turn-helix transcriptional regulator: MSDPSDPAVLDSGELETWASLATLLEWLPAALDAQLLSDSQVTHFEYGILYALASAPERTLRMSVLAGYANSSLSRLSRAAARLEKRGWMHRTPDPADGRFTLAIITDAGLAKVDQASPGHVSTVRRLVIDPLTTSQMKQLKEISRRILGAVREEEGWRPGTAASR, translated from the coding sequence ATGTCCGATCCTTCTGATCCTGCGGTTCTCGACAGCGGTGAGCTGGAGACGTGGGCCTCTCTGGCAACGCTCCTGGAGTGGCTGCCCGCCGCACTCGACGCACAGCTGCTCAGCGACTCGCAGGTGACACATTTCGAGTACGGAATCCTCTACGCCCTCGCCAGCGCACCGGAGAGAACGCTCCGGATGAGCGTGCTCGCCGGCTACGCGAACAGTTCACTGTCCCGGCTGTCCCGCGCGGCCGCGCGCCTGGAGAAACGCGGATGGATGCACCGGACTCCCGATCCCGCCGACGGTCGTTTCACGCTCGCGATCATCACGGATGCCGGGCTGGCGAAGGTCGACCAGGCAAGCCCCGGCCATGTGAGCACCGTCAGACGACTGGTGATCGATCCGCTGACGACGTCGCAGATGAAGCAGTTGAAGGAGATCAGTCGGCGAATCCTCGGTGCCGTCCGGGAAGAAGAGGGCTGGCGACCCGGCACAGCAGCGAGTCGCTGA
- a CDS encoding NADPH:quinone reductase yields the protein MRAIVYTDKGGSDTLTLIEREAGQPGPGEVRVRIHASGVNPTDWKARASSEAPMPFDQVVPNQDGAGVVDAVGDGVADLRVGDRVWVYLAAHQRPTGTAQDVTIIPALRAVRLPEGVGFDVAASLGVPAMTAHRALTVHEHGPSRLAPGALSDRTVLVQGGAGAVGHAAIQLAVWAGARVLATVSSDEKENLARAAGAHHVFRYPDDRLAERILEVAPSGVDHIVEVSPAMNAALDVAVVANHGSIAFYANDKGDTFAVPIIPTFAKNARWQGLLLYTVGEDALATAVADITAALEDDALPVGKADGLPLTWFPLEETAAAHDAVQQGTIGKVLIRVVDDGD from the coding sequence ATGAGAGCAATCGTGTACACAGACAAGGGCGGCTCAGACACGCTCACGTTGATCGAGCGTGAAGCGGGGCAGCCTGGTCCCGGTGAGGTGCGCGTCCGCATCCACGCATCGGGAGTGAATCCCACCGATTGGAAGGCTCGTGCCTCGTCTGAGGCACCGATGCCCTTCGATCAGGTCGTCCCGAACCAGGACGGCGCTGGTGTCGTGGATGCCGTCGGTGACGGGGTCGCTGACCTCCGCGTGGGAGATCGTGTGTGGGTGTACCTCGCGGCTCACCAGCGCCCTACCGGAACCGCTCAGGATGTGACGATCATTCCGGCCCTGCGCGCCGTGAGACTTCCGGAAGGGGTCGGTTTCGATGTGGCTGCAAGCCTTGGCGTACCCGCGATGACTGCACATCGCGCGCTGACAGTGCACGAGCACGGTCCGTCGCGGCTCGCTCCTGGCGCTCTCTCCGATCGGACCGTCCTCGTTCAGGGCGGAGCCGGCGCGGTGGGTCACGCGGCGATCCAACTCGCGGTCTGGGCCGGCGCCAGAGTTCTCGCGACGGTCAGCAGCGACGAGAAGGAGAACCTCGCCCGCGCAGCAGGAGCGCACCACGTGTTCCGCTATCCCGATGATCGGCTGGCCGAACGAATCCTCGAAGTCGCCCCGTCGGGAGTCGACCACATCGTCGAGGTCTCGCCCGCGATGAACGCCGCACTGGATGTCGCAGTGGTGGCCAATCACGGCTCCATCGCGTTCTACGCGAACGACAAGGGCGACACATTCGCCGTCCCGATCATCCCCACATTCGCGAAGAACGCGCGCTGGCAGGGACTGCTGTTGTACACGGTCGGCGAGGATGCTCTCGCCACAGCGGTCGCGGACATCACGGCTGCGCTGGAGGATGACGCGCTTCCGGTCGGAAAGGCGGACGGGCTTCCCCTCACGTGGTTTCCCCTAGAGGAGACGGCCGCCGCGCACGACGCGGTGCAACAGGGCACGATCGGAAAGGTTCTCATCCGCGTCGTGGACGACGGGGACTGA
- a CDS encoding LysE family translocator → MLSWEALLAFTFASFILIAIPGPSVLFVIGRSLALGRRGGILSVLGNEVGALPLVIAVSLGIGTIVAESIVVFTVIKIVGASYLVYLGIQAIRHRREGLEAGGRAGRPGVSGWVTFRQGVIVGATNPKTIVFFVAVLPQFVNYSAGNVALQMMLLGLVFTIVALLCDSVWAIAAGTARQWFSTSPKRLSAIRAAGGGMMIGLGGTLALTGNKA, encoded by the coding sequence ATGCTCTCCTGGGAAGCCCTGCTCGCGTTCACATTCGCGTCCTTCATCTTGATCGCGATCCCTGGACCCAGCGTCCTGTTCGTGATCGGCCGGTCGCTCGCACTGGGCCGGCGCGGCGGCATCCTCAGCGTTCTGGGCAACGAAGTCGGCGCCCTCCCGCTGGTGATCGCCGTCTCGCTCGGCATCGGGACGATCGTCGCGGAATCGATTGTCGTGTTCACCGTCATCAAGATCGTCGGCGCTTCGTACCTGGTCTATCTCGGCATCCAGGCGATTCGCCACAGACGCGAGGGGCTCGAGGCGGGTGGCCGCGCGGGTCGGCCGGGAGTCTCCGGATGGGTGACGTTTCGACAGGGAGTGATCGTCGGTGCAACGAACCCGAAGACGATCGTGTTCTTCGTCGCCGTACTGCCTCAGTTCGTGAACTACAGCGCGGGGAACGTGGCGCTGCAGATGATGTTGTTGGGACTCGTGTTCACGATCGTCGCACTCCTGTGCGACTCCGTCTGGGCGATCGCGGCCGGGACGGCGCGCCAGTGGTTTTCAACGTCGCCCAAACGACTGTCGGCGATACGTGCGGCCGGTGGCGGCATGATGATCGGACTCGGTGGAACGCTGGCCCTCACAGGGAACAAAGCATGA
- the aceE gene encoding pyruvate dehydrogenase (acetyl-transferring), homodimeric type — protein MTVHDQDPYSQGPLDSDPEETGEWQQSLDGLVDAKGHGRGREIMLSMLKRSKELHLNVPMVPTTDYINTIASENEPDFPGDEELERRYRHWIRWNAAITVHRAQRPGIGVGGHISTYASAASLYEVGHNHFFRGQDDSSGGDQIFYQGHASPGMYARAFLEGRLTEAQLDAFRQEKSGAPNGIPSYPHPRMMREFWQFPTVSMGLGPINAVYQAMANKYLENRGIKSVADSHVWAFLGDGEMDEVESRGQLQVAANEGLDNLTFVINCNLQRLDGPVRGNGKIIQELESYFRGAGWNVIKVVWGREWDDLLARDTEGALLNLMNVTPDGDYQTYKAESGAFVRENFFGRDERTAALVKDYTDDQIWKLRRGGHDYRKVYAAYKAATEHKGQPTVILAKTVKGYGLGPHFEGRNATHQMKKMTLEDLKLFRDTMQIPITDAQLEENPYQPPYFHPGAQDETIQYMLDRRRDLGGFLPERRTTHVGLTLPEDKDYAFPKKGSGNQEVATTMAFVRMLKDLMKVKGFGERVVPIIPDEARTFGMDAYFPTAKIYNPNGQNYTAVDRELLLAYKESPQGQIMHVGINEAGATAAFTATGTSYSTHGEPLIPIYIFYSMFGYQRTGDAFWAAADQMARGFVIGATAGRTTLTGEGTQHADGHSPLLASTNPATVTYDPAYGYEVAHIVQAGIERMYGGTHPDPDVMYYLTVYNEPFKQPAEPENVDVEGILKGLHRISEGQGDGPRVQLLASGVGVPWALEAQELLANDWGVAADVWSVTSWTELRRDGLAADEHNFLHPEEEPRVAYITQKLQGAEGPFVATSDFMHAVQDQIRQWVPGDYYTLGADGFGFADTRAAARRFFKIDGPSMVVRALQGLADKGQVERSVIAQAISKYDLHNVNAGTSGNAGGES, from the coding sequence GTGACCGTTCACGACCAGGATCCGTACTCCCAGGGCCCCCTCGACAGCGATCCGGAGGAGACCGGCGAGTGGCAGCAGTCACTTGACGGGCTGGTCGATGCCAAGGGTCACGGCCGCGGCCGCGAGATCATGCTCAGCATGCTCAAGCGTTCGAAGGAGCTGCACCTCAACGTGCCGATGGTTCCGACGACGGACTACATCAACACGATCGCCTCCGAGAACGAGCCGGACTTCCCCGGCGACGAGGAGCTTGAGCGCCGTTACCGCCACTGGATCCGCTGGAACGCCGCGATCACAGTGCACCGCGCGCAGCGTCCGGGCATCGGCGTGGGTGGTCACATCTCCACGTACGCGTCCGCAGCCTCGCTGTATGAGGTCGGCCACAACCACTTCTTCCGCGGGCAGGACGACTCGTCCGGCGGAGACCAGATCTTCTACCAGGGCCACGCCTCACCCGGCATGTACGCCCGCGCCTTCCTCGAAGGACGCCTGACCGAGGCGCAGCTCGATGCATTCCGCCAGGAGAAGTCCGGCGCGCCCAACGGCATCCCGTCGTACCCGCACCCGCGCATGATGCGTGAGTTCTGGCAGTTCCCGACCGTCTCGATGGGCCTCGGCCCGATCAATGCGGTCTACCAGGCGATGGCGAACAAGTATCTCGAGAATCGCGGTATCAAGAGCGTCGCAGACTCCCACGTGTGGGCGTTCCTGGGCGACGGCGAGATGGACGAGGTCGAATCGCGCGGTCAGCTCCAGGTCGCGGCCAACGAAGGCCTCGACAACCTGACCTTCGTGATCAACTGCAACCTGCAGCGTCTCGACGGACCGGTGCGCGGCAACGGAAAGATCATCCAGGAGCTGGAGTCCTACTTCCGCGGCGCCGGCTGGAACGTCATCAAGGTCGTCTGGGGCCGCGAATGGGACGACCTTCTCGCCCGCGACACCGAAGGCGCGCTGCTCAACCTCATGAATGTCACCCCCGATGGTGACTACCAGACGTACAAGGCCGAGAGCGGCGCCTTCGTGCGCGAGAACTTCTTCGGTCGCGACGAGCGCACCGCCGCCCTGGTCAAGGACTACACCGACGACCAGATCTGGAAGCTCCGCCGCGGTGGCCACGACTACCGCAAGGTGTACGCGGCGTACAAGGCTGCGACGGAGCACAAGGGCCAGCCGACCGTCATCCTCGCCAAGACGGTGAAGGGCTACGGCCTCGGCCCGCACTTCGAGGGGCGCAACGCGACGCACCAGATGAAGAAGATGACGCTGGAAGACCTCAAGCTCTTCCGCGACACCATGCAGATCCCGATCACGGATGCTCAGCTCGAGGAGAACCCGTACCAGCCGCCGTACTTCCACCCCGGCGCCCAGGACGAGACGATCCAGTACATGCTGGACCGCCGCCGTGACCTCGGCGGCTTCCTGCCGGAGCGTCGCACCACCCACGTGGGTCTCACGCTCCCCGAGGACAAGGACTACGCGTTCCCGAAGAAGGGCTCGGGCAACCAGGAGGTCGCCACGACGATGGCCTTCGTCCGCATGCTCAAGGACCTCATGAAGGTCAAGGGCTTCGGCGAGCGAGTCGTACCGATCATCCCCGATGAGGCGCGCACGTTCGGAATGGACGCGTACTTCCCGACAGCGAAGATCTACAACCCCAACGGCCAGAACTACACTGCGGTCGACCGCGAGCTGCTCCTTGCCTACAAGGAGAGCCCGCAGGGCCAGATCATGCACGTCGGCATCAACGAGGCCGGCGCCACCGCGGCGTTCACCGCCACCGGCACGTCGTACTCTACGCATGGCGAACCGCTGATCCCGATCTACATCTTCTACTCGATGTTCGGCTACCAGCGCACCGGCGACGCATTCTGGGCCGCCGCTGACCAGATGGCCCGCGGGTTCGTGATCGGCGCGACCGCCGGCCGCACGACGCTCACCGGAGAGGGCACGCAGCACGCTGACGGCCACTCGCCGCTGCTCGCATCGACCAACCCGGCGACGGTGACCTATGACCCGGCCTACGGGTACGAGGTCGCGCACATCGTGCAGGCGGGCATCGAGCGCATGTACGGCGGAACCCATCCCGACCCTGATGTCATGTACTACCTCACGGTCTACAACGAGCCGTTCAAGCAGCCCGCCGAGCCGGAGAACGTCGACGTCGAGGGCATCCTCAAGGGTCTGCACCGCATCTCCGAGGGCCAGGGCGACGGACCCCGCGTCCAGCTGCTGGCCTCCGGCGTCGGTGTGCCATGGGCGCTCGAGGCGCAGGAGCTGCTGGCCAACGACTGGGGCGTCGCCGCCGATGTGTGGTCCGTCACCAGCTGGACAGAGCTGCGCCGCGACGGTCTCGCCGCCGACGAGCACAACTTCCTCCACCCCGAGGAAGAGCCGCGGGTTGCGTACATCACGCAGAAGCTGCAGGGCGCCGAAGGTCCGTTCGTCGCGACCAGCGACTTCATGCACGCGGTGCAGGACCAGATCCGCCAGTGGGTTCCGGGCGACTACTACACACTCGGCGCCGACGGCTTCGGCTTCGCGGACACCCGTGCAGCGGCACGTCGCTTCTTCAAGATCGACGGCCCCTCCATGGTGGTCCGCGCGCTCCAGGGTCTCGCGGACAAGGGGCAGGTCGAGCGCTCCGTGATCGCACAGGCGATCTCGAAGTACGACCTGCACAACGTCAACGCCGGCACGAGCGGAAACGCCGGCGGCGAGAGCTGA
- a CDS encoding PucR family transcriptional regulator yields MDKATTLAWLRRISGDLATATIQRLDDTLPWYADMPPARRSAVGLVAQAGISSFIQWFDDPTSTPWIAADVFAAAPRELLRSVSLTQTLQLIRVTVEVTEERVAGKGEDLREAILLFSREVAFAAADVYARAAEARGLWDARLEALVVDSILTGEADEELPSRIAALGWHGHGEVCVLVGTTPPQFDVDHVRRTARKLSVDVLIGVQGSRLVLVLGRAQVAGREDADDDLAFEDIAARLEPSFGPGYVVLGPPVAALVDAGQSARAALAGFAVARAWRTAPRPVEADDLLPERALAGDPLAKQTLIERIYRPLQAHSTDLVTTLWSYLDNGRSLEATARELFVHPNTVRYRLKRVSEVIGWDATGPREALILQTALIIGSIGATDPVRRRPTNRRTR; encoded by the coding sequence ATGGACAAGGCAACGACGCTCGCCTGGCTGCGCCGGATCTCCGGTGACCTCGCCACGGCGACGATTCAGCGTCTTGACGACACGCTGCCCTGGTATGCCGACATGCCACCGGCCCGCCGCTCTGCGGTCGGGCTGGTGGCGCAGGCGGGCATCAGCTCGTTCATCCAGTGGTTCGACGATCCGACCTCCACTCCGTGGATCGCGGCGGACGTCTTCGCGGCTGCGCCCAGGGAGCTTCTGCGAAGTGTCAGTCTGACCCAGACCCTGCAGCTCATCCGCGTGACCGTCGAGGTCACGGAGGAACGGGTCGCAGGCAAGGGCGAAGATCTGCGTGAGGCCATCCTGCTGTTCTCGCGCGAGGTCGCCTTCGCCGCTGCAGATGTATACGCGCGGGCCGCCGAGGCGCGTGGTCTGTGGGATGCACGGCTCGAAGCGCTGGTGGTCGACTCCATCCTCACCGGTGAGGCCGATGAGGAGCTGCCGAGCCGAATCGCCGCACTGGGCTGGCACGGCCACGGCGAGGTATGCGTCCTGGTGGGTACGACTCCCCCGCAGTTCGACGTGGACCATGTACGTCGCACAGCACGCAAGCTCTCGGTCGATGTGCTCATCGGAGTGCAGGGCTCAAGGCTCGTCCTCGTGCTCGGCCGCGCCCAGGTCGCCGGTCGTGAAGACGCAGATGATGACCTGGCGTTCGAGGACATCGCCGCACGTCTGGAGCCGTCCTTCGGCCCCGGCTACGTCGTGCTCGGCCCGCCGGTGGCTGCGCTTGTAGATGCCGGGCAGAGCGCACGCGCAGCTCTCGCCGGATTCGCCGTCGCCCGCGCATGGCGCACCGCTCCGCGTCCCGTAGAAGCCGACGATCTGCTGCCCGAGCGCGCACTCGCCGGTGACCCGCTGGCGAAGCAGACGCTCATCGAACGCATCTACCGCCCGTTGCAGGCGCACTCCACAGACCTGGTCACGACCCTGTGGAGCTATCTCGACAACGGCCGCTCACTCGAGGCGACCGCACGAGAGCTGTTCGTGCACCCGAATACAGTCCGCTACCGCCTCAAGCGGGTGAGCGAGGTCATCGGGTGGGATGCGACGGGGCCACGTGAAGCCCTTATCCTGCAGACGGCACTGATCATCGGTTCCATCGGCGCCACGGATCCGGTGCGTCGCCGTCCCACCAATCGCCGCACGCGCTGA